The Cryptosporangium phraense genomic sequence GGCCAGCACGCCGACCGCGCCGTCGACGATGAACTCGAGCACGATCAGGATCGCGCCGAGCACGGCGAACTGCAGCCAGACCCGCCCGAGCGACGGGTCGACGAACTGGGGCAGGAACGCGATCGTGAACGTGACCATCTTCGGGTTGAGCAGGTTCGTCATCAGCCCGTTGAGGTAGGCGCGGCGGCCCGAGACCGGCTCCGCGGACGGAAGGTCGCCGGACCCGCGCCGACGGATGATCTGGACGCCCAGGTAGATCAGATAGATCCCGCCGACGACCCGGACGACCGTGAACGCGACCGGCACCGCCGCGAACAACGCGGTGAGCCCGGCCGCGGCCAGCGCGACGTGCACGGCCTCGCTGGTCGCCACCCCCGCGGTGGCGAGCAGCCCGGCCCGCGGGCCGCCGCGCATGCCGCAGCCGAGGATGTACAGCATGTCGGGCCCCGGCATCACCATCGCGACGAGCGTGGTGGCTGTGAACAGCACGAGCAGGTGAAAGGACATGCCCGGAGCATGTCAGCTC encodes the following:
- a CDS encoding LysE family translocator; the protein is MSFHLLVLFTATTLVAMVMPGPDMLYILGCGMRGGPRAGLLATAGVATSEAVHVALAAAGLTALFAAVPVAFTVVRVVGGIYLIYLGVQIIRRRGSGDLPSAEPVSGRRAYLNGLMTNLLNPKMVTFTIAFLPQFVDPSLGRVWLQFAVLGAILIVLEFIVDGAVGVLAGRIGGWLRGRRAARRRIDAATGTLFIGLGVRLAADR